Proteins encoded together in one Coriobacteriia bacterium window:
- a CDS encoding DinB family protein, whose product MISPDATPAELLTAYREGPELLRQAIEGLDADALRARPIARKMSSLEVVCHIVDSDQFMCDRIKRTIATDKPLIMGVESADYPGPLAYHERDLELDLRLLEIQREQLAADLARLTPEAWQRTAVHSEGGTVTVYDLFYHAVEHLEAHLAAIADKRAALGI is encoded by the coding sequence ATGATCTCTCCGGATGCGACCCCCGCCGAACTGCTTACCGCCTACCGCGAGGGCCCCGAGCTGCTGCGCCAGGCGATCGAGGGGCTCGACGCCGATGCCCTGCGGGCACGCCCCATCGCCAGGAAGATGAGTTCGCTTGAGGTGGTGTGCCACATCGTGGATTCGGACCAGTTCATGTGCGACCGCATCAAACGGACCATCGCCACCGACAAGCCTCTGATCATGGGTGTCGAATCGGCGGACTATCCGGGTCCGCTCGCCTACCACGAGCGCGACCTCGAACTGGACCTGCGCCTGCTCGAGATCCAGCGCGAGCAGTTGGCGGCCGACCTCGCGCGCCTCACCCCGGAGGCTTGGCAGCGCACCGCGGTCCACTCCGAGGGCGGCACCGTGACCGTCTACGACCTCTTCTACCACGCCGTCGAGCACCTCGAAGCACACCTTGCCGCAATCGCCGACAAGCGCGCGGCGCTGGGAATCTGA